A section of the Bacillus sp. HSf4 genome encodes:
- the vanS gene encoding vancomycin resistance histidine kinase VanS, producing MAIKLKNRNKKTDYSKLKRKLYLYIVVIVMAAVVFVLFLRLFIKGTLGEWIVRFLENSYYLERQDAMIIYQYTIRNNIEIFIYVAIAISILILCRIMLSKFTKYFDEINTGIDILIQNEDKQIELSAEMEFMEQKLNTLKRTLEKREQDAKLAEQRKNDVVMYLAHDIKTPLTSVIGYLSLLDEAPDMPAEQKAKYVHITLDKAYRLEQLIDEFFEITRYNLQTITLTKKNIDLYYMLVQMTDEFYPQLAANGKQAVIHASEDLTVFGDPDKLARVFNNILKNAAAYSEDNSVIDITAGLSGDVVSIVFKNAGSIPKENLAAIFEKFYRLDDARSSDTGGAGLGLAIAKEIIVQHGGQIYAESNDHYTTFTVELPALPEGVPKKMNIVS from the coding sequence TTGGCTATAAAATTGAAAAATAGGAATAAAAAAACCGATTATTCCAAACTAAAACGAAAACTCTACCTCTATATCGTTGTGATTGTTATGGCAGCAGTTGTATTCGTGTTGTTTTTGCGTCTATTTATCAAGGGGACACTTGGGGAGTGGATCGTACGTTTTTTGGAAAACAGTTATTACTTAGAACGTCAGGACGCGATGATAATATATCAGTATACCATACGGAATAATATAGAAATCTTTATTTATGTGGCGATTGCCATTAGTATTCTGATTCTATGCCGCATCATGCTTTCAAAATTTACAAAATACTTTGACGAGATAAATACCGGCATTGATATACTGATTCAGAACGAAGATAAACAAATTGAACTTTCTGCGGAAATGGAGTTCATGGAACAGAAGCTCAACACATTAAAACGGACTCTGGAAAAACGAGAGCAGGATGCAAAGCTGGCCGAACAAAGAAAAAATGACGTTGTTATGTACTTGGCGCACGATATTAAAACGCCACTGACATCCGTTATCGGTTATCTGAGCCTGCTTGACGAGGCGCCAGACATGCCTGCAGAACAAAAGGCAAAGTATGTGCATATCACGTTGGACAAAGCGTATCGCCTCGAACAGCTAATCGACGAGTTTTTTGAGATTACGCGGTATAACCTCCAAACGATTACGCTCACGAAAAAGAACATAGACCTATACTATATGCTGGTGCAGATGACCGATGAATTTTACCCCCAGCTTGCCGCGAATGGAAAACAAGCGGTTATCCATGCTTCCGAGGATTTGACCGTATTCGGCGACCCCGATAAGCTGGCGAGGGTCTTTAACAACATTTTGAAAAATGCCGCTGCATACAGCGAGGACAACAGCGTCATTGACATTACGGCGGGCCTCTCCGGGGATGTGGTGTCCATCGTTTTCAAGAACGCCGGAAGCATCCCAAAAGAAAATCTCGCTGCCATATTTGAAAAGTTTTACAGGCTGGACGATGCCCGTTCTTCCGATACGGGCGGCGCGGGACTTGGATTGGCGATTGCAAAAGAAATCATTGTTCAGCATGGCGGGCAGATTTACGCGGAAAGCAATGATCACTACACGACGTTTACGGTAGAGCTTCCGGCCTTGCCAGAAGGGGTTCCTAAGAAAATGAATATCGTTTCTTAG
- the vanR-A gene encoding vancomycin resistance response regulator transcription factor VanR-A, with protein MSDKILVVDDEREIADLVELYLKNENYTIFKYYTAKEALECIDKAEFDLAILDIMLPGASGLTICQKIRDKYTYPIIMLTAKDTEVDKITGLTIGADDYITKPFRPLELIARVKAQLRRYKKYNGVTEKNDNVIVHSGLVMNINTHECFLNEKPLSLTPTEFSILRILCENKGNVVSSEQLFHEIWGDEYFSKSNNTITVHIRHLREKMNDTIDNPKYIKTVWGVGYKIEK; from the coding sequence ATGAGCGATAAAATACTTGTTGTGGACGACGAACGCGAAATTGCCGATTTGGTTGAGCTATACTTGAAAAACGAGAATTATACGATTTTCAAATACTATACCGCCAAAGAAGCGTTGGAATGTATAGACAAGGCCGAGTTTGACCTTGCCATATTGGATATCATGCTTCCCGGCGCAAGCGGTCTCACTATCTGCCAAAAAATAAGGGACAAGTACACCTATCCAATTATCATGCTGACCGCGAAAGATACGGAGGTAGATAAAATTACAGGGCTAACAATCGGCGCGGACGATTATATAACGAAGCCCTTTCGCCCGCTGGAGTTAATTGCGCGGGTTAAGGCACAGTTGCGCCGATACAAAAAATACAATGGAGTAACGGAGAAGAACGACAATGTTATTGTCCACTCCGGCCTTGTTATGAATATAAACACGCATGAGTGTTTTCTGAACGAGAAGCCGTTATCCCTCACTCCCACCGAGTTTTCAATTCTGCGCATCCTCTGTGAAAACAAGGGGAATGTGGTTAGCTCCGAGCAATTATTTCATGAGATATGGGGCGACGAATATTTCAGCAAGAGCAACAACACCATTACCGTGCATATCCGGCATCTGCGTGAAAAAATGAACGACACCATTGATAATCCGAAGTATATAAAAACGGTATGGGGGGTTGGCTATAAAATTGAAAAATAG
- a CDS encoding Ger(x)C family spore germination protein: MKNSFLFMTMLLFLTGCWSSHDIEELGLTFAIGLDKGKETALEKKFDKMGGDYPKKDRLTITYQYVNQQAAGAKSDGGSGDQKPYINIVETGDSFQQIGAEVALRRDRPVFSSHLKVIVIAAGLLQTYSMKELLDQSLRDNEIRPSTLVLITRGRARDTLELKETGEMPAFRLRKIVENDFEARKILPPVTLAKLPGMMRAGTSYLLQNVVGANGEIKYAGAVAISGKTNKLLGFLDEEDLGQLMWIKGKGIGGSVKSRDPQTKKLTAFAVESINSEIKPIVKRGRLSFQVNIKSEGRLAENWNTQEVAFNQAFLKKVEKTTAQSVKHKVEQITEKMKKEYKADLAGFGNEVRIKYPYLWDKLKKNWDQTFIETPIHYHVNITLKEYGSQGKL, from the coding sequence ATTAAGAACAGTTTTCTATTCATGACGATGCTTCTCTTTCTCACCGGGTGTTGGAGCAGTCATGATATTGAGGAACTCGGCCTCACATTTGCCATAGGCTTGGATAAGGGGAAGGAAACGGCCCTGGAAAAAAAGTTTGACAAAATGGGCGGTGACTATCCGAAGAAAGACCGGTTGACCATAACCTACCAATATGTCAATCAGCAGGCGGCCGGGGCCAAGTCCGATGGGGGAAGCGGCGACCAAAAGCCGTACATTAATATTGTTGAAACGGGGGATTCGTTTCAGCAAATCGGTGCTGAAGTAGCGCTCAGACGGGACAGGCCGGTCTTCAGCTCCCACTTAAAAGTGATTGTCATCGCCGCTGGTCTTCTTCAGACCTACTCAATGAAAGAACTGCTTGATCAATCTCTCAGGGATAATGAAATCAGACCGAGCACGCTTGTCCTCATCACAAGAGGCAGAGCAAGAGACACGCTTGAGCTTAAAGAAACAGGAGAAATGCCGGCGTTTCGTTTGCGCAAAATCGTTGAAAACGACTTTGAGGCGAGAAAAATTCTGCCGCCTGTTACCTTAGCTAAATTGCCGGGGATGATGAGAGCGGGAACCAGTTATTTATTGCAAAACGTCGTGGGCGCCAACGGTGAAATCAAATACGCGGGGGCCGTGGCGATCAGTGGAAAAACAAACAAGCTGCTCGGTTTTTTAGATGAAGAAGATTTAGGCCAACTGATGTGGATTAAAGGAAAGGGAATAGGCGGTTCAGTTAAAAGCCGAGATCCACAAACAAAAAAACTGACCGCATTTGCCGTAGAATCTATCAACAGTGAAATCAAACCAATTGTCAAAAGAGGCCGCCTATCATTTCAAGTCAATATTAAGTCAGAAGGCCGCCTTGCCGAAAACTGGAATACCCAAGAAGTCGCATTTAATCAAGCCTTTTTAAAAAAAGTGGAAAAAACTACGGCACAATCTGTCAAACATAAAGTCGAACAGATCACGGAAAAAATGAAGAAGGAATACAAAGCCGACCTTGCCGGCTTTGGCAACGAAGTGAGGATCAAATATCCCTACCTATGGGATAAGCTGAAGAAAAATTGGGATCAAACATTTATTGAAACGCCAATTCATTATCATGTCAACATAACGCTAAAAGAATATGGGTCCCAAGGGAAACTGTAG
- a CDS encoding YjcZ family sporulation protein → MGGGYGFGSGFALLVVLFILLIIVGAGSFGGGFY, encoded by the coding sequence ATGGGTGGTGGTTATGGATTCGGATCAGGATTTGCTTTACTCGTTGTTCTATTCATTCTCTTAATCATTGTTGGAGCCGGCAGCTTCGGCGGCGGCTTTTATTAA
- a CDS encoding YjcZ family sporulation protein, whose product MSGGYGYGAGFALIVVLFILLIIVGASWFGGGYGGY is encoded by the coding sequence ATGAGCGGAGGCTACGGATACGGAGCAGGGTTTGCTTTAATTGTCGTGCTGTTCATTCTTTTGATTATCGTCGGTGCGTCCTGGTTTGGCGGCGGATATGGCGGGTATTAA
- a CDS encoding MFS transporter, whose translation MTDYSDESTRSDIHSPEKRKALYRRVLIIVSISQIFGGAGLAAGITVGALMAQQMLGTDAYAGVPSALLTLGSAGAAFIVGRLSQRYGRRTGLAAGFITGGIGAVGVVLSAMINSVFLLFASLLIYGAGTAANLQARYAGTDLANRKQRATAVSVTMVMTTFGAVSGPNLVDIMGRFALSIGVPQLAGPFILAAAAFILAGLILFMMLRPDPLKIASLLEKENQTDAESAGQPVNRKGIAIGATVMILTQMVMVAIMTMTPVHMQHHGHSLREVGVVIGFHIGAMYLPSLFTGILVDKIGRTAMSITSGLTLLMAGITAALADDSMILLVTALSLLGLGWNFGLISGTAQIVDSAEPSTRAKIQGSLDVFVALAGASGGALSGMVVANSSYAGLSLAGGFLSLLLIPAVIWSRKEKRLPVQKGMES comes from the coding sequence TCCAGAAAAACGAAAAGCATTATATCGACGGGTCTTAATAATTGTGAGTATTTCACAAATTTTCGGGGGTGCCGGCCTGGCAGCCGGAATTACGGTAGGCGCCCTTATGGCTCAACAGATGCTGGGGACTGATGCTTACGCAGGGGTGCCGTCCGCGTTATTGACGCTCGGGTCGGCGGGAGCGGCTTTTATTGTAGGGAGGCTGTCACAGCGGTATGGACGGCGCACCGGACTTGCAGCTGGTTTTATAACAGGCGGAATCGGTGCTGTTGGTGTTGTGCTTTCCGCAATGATAAACAGTGTTTTTCTATTATTTGCTTCACTCTTGATTTATGGCGCAGGTACAGCTGCGAATTTACAAGCCCGCTATGCCGGGACCGACTTGGCCAATCGAAAACAGCGTGCGACTGCCGTCAGCGTGACGATGGTGATGACGACGTTCGGGGCGGTTTCCGGTCCCAATTTGGTCGATATCATGGGGCGATTTGCTCTTTCGATCGGCGTGCCGCAACTTGCGGGGCCGTTTATTTTAGCAGCGGCAGCCTTTATCTTAGCAGGACTGATTCTTTTTATGATGCTGCGTCCTGACCCGCTGAAGATTGCAAGCCTTTTGGAAAAGGAGAATCAAACGGATGCTGAGTCAGCCGGTCAGCCTGTCAACAGAAAAGGAATTGCGATCGGTGCGACAGTGATGATTTTGACACAAATGGTGATGGTGGCTATCATGACGATGACGCCGGTCCATATGCAGCATCATGGACACAGCTTAAGGGAGGTAGGTGTTGTCATTGGTTTTCACATTGGGGCCATGTATCTCCCTTCGCTTTTCACCGGTATTCTCGTTGATAAAATCGGCCGAACGGCGATGAGTATTACTTCCGGCCTGACATTGCTAATGGCGGGAATAACTGCGGCGCTGGCGGATGATTCTATGATTCTATTAGTCACAGCTCTTTCTTTACTTGGATTGGGCTGGAATTTTGGCCTTATTAGCGGAACCGCACAGATTGTCGATTCGGCCGAACCTTCAACACGCGCTAAGATTCAAGGTTCATTGGATGTATTTGTAGCACTGGCAGGCGCTTCAGGCGGTGCGCTATCTGGAATGGTTGTCGCCAATTCCAGCTATGCAGGACTGTCCTTGGCCGGCGGATTTTTATCCCTTTTGCTGATCCCGGCCGTCATCTGGTCAAGAAAAGAAAAAAGATTACCCGTGCAAAAAGGGATGGAAAGCTAG